In the genome of Thunnus maccoyii chromosome 15, fThuMac1.1, whole genome shotgun sequence, one region contains:
- the LOC121913325 gene encoding polypeptide N-acetylgalactosaminyltransferase 15-like isoform X2 has product MDTALLVRRLLNIMRLWGRAKVFRRRMLCLWLLLLGFALVTLALSDLFKRERDNTYQKPGPPRRPLQRVPSPPDLDVIVDSRDDALEFVVDLSPLNSLQEDQLLFVRSTQGTKNPPQRKATYKVLLPVTNKHTTPAPPTHGEMGKAVRLHLKGADRDKELSALQKYGFNEVVSEKISLHRRLPEMRHLQCLREKYSESLPSASVVICFHDEAWSTLLRTVHSVLDTAPKQHLREVLLVDDLSQHGHLKSVLSEYVAHLDGVRLIRSTKRLGVGGCRSLGAARAAGEVLVFIDSHCECQKGWLEPLLERVAQDRTRVVSPLMDVIDWQTFQYNATQWPVKGVFNWRLDFYWESEPQLQDKDPSSAVNPVRSPALGGGALAIDRHFFQSVGAYDPGMLLWGAEQIELSIRVWSCGGSMEVVPCSRVAHLDHHHLPYRFPDEDLLQRNKIRIADTWMDDYRKIFYRRDTLAHFIRQSESPNITERLHIKSSLGCRNFQWYLTTVYPQLYIPQDMPGLSGELYNVGTGSCADYPRGQGLHGGSMKIAPCSGTGSQHCDLNSEGEVRWGPMGSLCLDTKGEHVILSPCPNPQPTTSRLQWKFIKLSGQLVHQQSQLCLEAVKDGGLPHSSSVKPKEVSTRTSVGGLFLRPCTHQPRQQWHFEQLVAPKGA; this is encoded by the exons ATGGATACAGCTCTACTCGTCAGGAGATTGCTCAATAT TATGAGGCTGTGGGGCAGAGCTAAAGTTTTCCGGAGGAGGATGCTCTGTCTCTGGTTGCTGCTCCTCGGGTTCGCCTTGGTTACGCTAGCACTCTCGGACCTGTTTAAGCGGGAAAGGGACAACACTTATCAGAAACCTGGCCCTCCCCGCCGTCCCCTACAGCGGGTCCCCAGTCCACCGGACTTGGATGTCATCGTGGACTCCCGGGACGATGCCTTAGAGTTCGTTGTCGACCTCAGCCCGCTCAACTCTCTGCAAGAAGACCAGCTTTTATTCGTGCGATCGACGCAAGGCACCAAGAACCCGCCGCAGAGGAAGGCGACTTACAAGGTGCTTCTGCCGGTAACGAATAAGCATACCACCCCGGCGCCCCCGACGCACGGTGAAATGGGGAAGGCAGTGCGGCTACACCTGAAGGGCGCGGACAGGGATAAGGAGCTGTCTGCATTGCAGAAGTACGGTTTCAACGAAGTGGTCAGCGAGAAGATTTCACTGCATCGCAGGCTGCCTGAGATGCGCCATCTTCA GTGTCTGAGGGAGAAGTACAGCGAGTCGCTGCCGTCGGCCAGTGTTGTTATCTGTTTCCATGACGAGGCTTGGTCCACGCTCCTGCGCACAGTGCACAGCGTGCTGGATACTGCACCTAAACAGCACCTACGGGAGGTCCTGCTGGTGGACGACCTGAGCCAACACG GTCACCTGAAGAGTGTGCTGAGCGAGTATGTGGCACATCTGGATGGGGTGCGTTTGATTCGCAGCACCAAGCGACTGGGGGTTGGAGGGTGCCGTAGTTTGGGTGCTGCCAGGGCTGCAGGGGAGGTGCTGGTGTTCATTGACTCCCACTGTGAATGCCAGAAGGGTTGGCTGGAACCGCTGCTGGAGAGAGTGGCCCAGGACAG GACCAGAGTGGTGTCTCCCCTCATGGATGTGATAGACTGGCAGACTTTTCAGTACAATGCCACCCAGTGGCCAGTCAAAGGAGTGTTCAACTGGAGACTGGACTTCTACTGGGAGTCAGAACCACAGCTGCAAGATAAGGACCCAAGCTCGGCTGTTAACCCTGTGCG GAGCCCAGCTTTAGGAGGCGGAGCTCTGGCTATCGACAGACATTTCTTCCAGAGTGTGGGAGCCTACGACCCGGGGATGCTGCTGTGGGGTGCAGAACAAATTGAGCTGTCAATCAGG GTGTGGTCATGCGGGGGCTCCATGGAGGTGGTTCCCTGCTCCCGTGTGGCCCACCTAGACCACCACCACCTGCCTTACCGCTTCCCAGATGAGGACCTGCTTCAGAGGAACAAGATCCGCATTGCAGACACCTGGATGGACGATTACCGGAAGATCTTCTACAGGAGAGACACACTGGCTCATTTCATCAggcag TCTGAGAGTCCTAACATCACAGAGCGTCTGCACATAAAGAGTAGTCTGGGTTGCAGGAACTTCCAGTGGTACCTGACTACGGTGTATCCACAACTTTACATCCCCCAGGACATGCCTGGACTGTCAGGAGag CTTTACAATGTCGGCACCGGTAGCTGTGCAGACTACCCCCGAGGGCAGGGACTGCATGGTGGGTCCATGAAAATAGCACCATGCAGCGGGACGGGCAGCCAG CACTGTGATCTAAACTCTGAGGGTGAAGTGCGATGGGGTCCAATGGGGTCTTTGTGTTTAGACACCAAAGGAGAGCATGTGATCCTCTCTCCATGCCCCAACCCCCAACCAACCACCAGCAGACTCCAGTGGAAGTTCATAAAG CTGAGCGGCCAGCTCGTTCACCAACAGTCCCAGTTATGTCTGGAGGCTGTAAAGGATGGAGGGCtcccacacagcagcagtgttaaACCAAAAGAAGTCAGCACCCGTACCAGCGTGGGAGGTCTCTTCCTGCGCCCCTGCACCCATCAACCCAGACAACAGTGGCACTTTGAGCAATTAGTGGCTCCTAAAGGTGCCTGA
- the kcnh8 gene encoding potassium voltage-gated channel subfamily H member 8, whose product MQKSCACKFLYGPETSESIILSIDDALEERKEFKDEIMFYKKTVVLFWCLLDIVPIKNEKGDVVLFLASFKDITDTKAKAIQEDKKEERRRGRVKTGSPFSSARLRSSTVLYHISGHLHSREKSKIKLNKNVFGDPPALPEYKVADAKKSKFILLHYSTFKAGWDWLILLATFYVAVTVPYNVCFIGDDDDLTRSTTVSDIAVEILFIIDIVFNFRTSYVSKSGQVIFDARQICIHYLTTWFIIDLVAALPFDLLYAFKVSVVSVVHLLKTVRLLRLLRLLQKMDRYSQHSTVVLTLLMSMFALLAHWMACIWYIIGKMEIEANAYNWDIGWLHELGKRLESPYYAIGGMNGTSNGPSIRSVYIASLYFTLSSLTSVGFGNVSANTDAEKIFSICVMLIGALMHALVFGNVTAIIQRMYSRWSQYHTRTKDLKDFIRVHHLPQSLKQRMLEYFQTTWSVNNGIDCNELLKDFPDELRSDITMHLNKEILELSLFASASRGCLRSLSLHIKTSFCAPGEYLLRQGDALQAIFFVCSGSMEVLKDGMVLAILGKGDLIGANLSLDDRVIKTNADVKALTYCDLQCINLKGLYEVLDLYPEYSQHFVQDIQQDLTYNLREGHETHVKARLSTTPLDTQSEGRRNGRVIQGYPPIIEAQEEHEEDEEEEDEAMSVSLSSEQNRAVNLRDTGGKSPLSRPSQKTTGQSSRRSRRKVQEITLTTLDPSNLSPRIVDGTEDSEGTEGSLAFSFSTNRGCPLNEPTSAPASATDMLQISTAELAAKAEETRGQLRHLDQQVSTLGREVADLGRVMKRMAQLMETLMSSVPHASVVCPTHYSPAHHSYLPHPNPPPSYPSPSSSQTASTWTDTPMSLPSSPLTIPQQHGAICHMDSLTHRPQDLQLGYSSSSPPLTPNTSAFQLQHSPVIAESHLPSSSLSSLETSHYEDGVSESIRSRVYNPPPQDGGDEGPHQSSGCSPQTGLRGTYQHQTKGL is encoded by the exons agcGGCGGCGCGGCAGGGTGAAAACAGGCTCTCCATTCAGCTCAGCGCGTCTGCGGAGCAGCACAGTGCTCTACCACATCTCTGGTCACCtccacagcagagagaagagcaAGATTAAGCTCAACAAG AATGTGTTCGGGGATCCGCCTGCTTTGCCAGAGTACAAAGTAGCAGATGCCAAGAAGTCCAAATTCATCTTACTTCATTACAGCACATTCAAGGCTGGTTGGGATTGGCTGATTCTGCTTGCCACTTTCTACGTTGCTGTGACTGTGCCCTATAATGTGTGTTTCATCGGTGATGATGACGACCTGACCCGCAGCACAACTGTCAGTGATATCGCAGTGGAGATACTGTTCATCATAG acattgtttttaattttcgCACCAGTTACGTCAGCAAGTCGGGTCAGGTGATCTTTGATGCTCGGCAGATTTGCATCCACTATCTGACCACATGGTTCATCATCGACCTGGTGGCCGCATTGCCCTTTGATCTGCTCTATGCCTTCAAAGTCAGCGTG GTGTCTGTGGTCCACCTGTTAAAAACGGTGCGCCTGCTCCGTTTGCTGCGGCTGCTCCAGAAAATGGACCGCTACTCGCAGCACAGCACAGTGGTCCTGACCCTGCTCATGTCCATGTTCGCCCTGCTGGCCCACTGGATGGCCTGCATCTGGTACATCATCGGCAAGATGGAGATAGAGGCCAACGCCTACAACTGGGATATTG GATGGCTCCATGAGCTGGGGAAGCGTCTCGAGTCACCGTACTACGCCATAGGAGGCATGAACGGGACCAGCAACGGTCCATCCATCAGGAGTGTCTACATCGCCTCACTCTACTTCACCCTCAGCAGTCTGACCAGCGTTGGCTTCGGCAACGTGTCTGCCAACACTGACGCCGAGAAGATCTTCTCTATTTGTGTCATGCTTATAGGAG CACTGATGCATGCATTGGTCTTTGGTAATGTGACAGCCATTATCCAGAGGATGTACTCACGCTGGTCCCAATACCACACCAGAACCAAAGACCTCAAGGACTTCATCCGTGTCCATCACCTGCCGCAGAGCCTCAAGCAGCGAATGTTGGAGTACTTTCAGACAACCTGGTCAGTCAACAACGGCATCGACTGTAATGAG CTGCTGAAGGACTTCCCGGATGAGCTGCGATCCGACATCACCATGCACCTTAACAAGGAGATCCTGGAGCTGTCGCTGTTCGCCTCTGCCAGCCGTGGCTGCCTGCGCTCCCTGTCGCTACACATCAAGACTTCCTTCTGTGCTCCTGGAGAGTACCTCCTCCGACAGGGCGACGCACTCCAGGCCATCTTCTTCGTCTGCTCGGGGTCCATGGAGGTGCTGAAAGATGGCATGGTGCTGGCTATCCTGG GTAAAGGCGACCTGATTGGGGCGAACCTGTCCTTAGATGACCGAGTGATAAAAACCAATGCGGACGTGAAAGCTCTGACCTACTGCGACCTGCAGTGTATCAACCTGAAGGGGCTGTACGAGGTGTTGGACCTTTACCCAGAGTACTCGCAGCACTTTGTCCAGGACATCCAGCAGGACCTCACATACAACCTGAGAGAGGGACACGAGACACAT GTCAAAGCCAGACTGTCCACAACACCTCTAGATACTCAG tCAGAGGGGAGAAGGAACGGGCGAGTGATTCAGGGCTATCCGCCCATCATTGAGGCACAGGAGGAAcatgaggaagatgaggaggaggaagacgaggccatgtctgtttctctgtcatcGGAGCAGAACCGAGCAGTGAACCTCAGGGACACCGGTGGGAAGTCTCCACTGAGCCGGCCCAGCCAGAAGACCACAGGACAGAGCTCCAGGAGGTCTCGGAGGAAGGTCCAGGAAATTACTCTCACCACTTTAGACCCTTCCAACCTGAGTCCCAG gatAGTGGATGGTACTGAAGACAGTGAGGGGACAGAGGGTTCCCTGGCCTTCTCCTTCTCCACAAACCGAGGTTGTCCTCTCAACGAACCAACCAGTGCCCCAGCATCTGCCACAG ATATGCTGCAGATCAGCACAGCAGAATTAGCAGCTAAAGCAGAGGAGACCAGAGGACAACTGCGACACCTCGACCAGCAG GTGAGCACCCTCGGGAGGGAAGTGGCCGACCTTGGTCGTGTCATGAAGAGAATGGCCCAACTCATGGAGACCCTCATGTCATCAGTACCACATGCTTCAGTGGTCTGCCCCACGCACTACTCCCCAGCACACCACAGCTACCTGCCCCATCCTAACCCTCCACCGTCTTACCCTTCCCCGTCCTCGTCTCAGACTGCCTCCACCTGGACAGACACGCCCATGTCATTGCCCTCATCTCCCCTCACAATTCCCCAGCAGCATGGTGCAATATGCCACATGGACTCTCTCACACATAGACCCCAGGACCTTCAGCTTGGGTACTCCAGCTCAAGTCCACCTCTAACCCCCAACACATCTGCCTTTCAACTACAACACTCCCCTGTCATTGCGGAGTCTCACCTGCCTTCCTCATCCCTCAGCTCACTGGAGACTTCTCACTATGAAGATGGGGTTTCTGAGTCCATCAGGTCAAGGGTATACAATCCACCTCCGCAGGACGGGGGAGATGAGGGCCCTCATCAGAGCTCTGGGTGCTCTCCTCAAACTGGACTTAGGGGGACCTACCAGCACCAAACCAAGGGTTTGTAG
- the LOC121913325 gene encoding polypeptide N-acetylgalactosaminyltransferase 15-like isoform X1 codes for MDTALLVRRLLNMYDLFDFLFLGMRLWGRAKVFRRRMLCLWLLLLGFALVTLALSDLFKRERDNTYQKPGPPRRPLQRVPSPPDLDVIVDSRDDALEFVVDLSPLNSLQEDQLLFVRSTQGTKNPPQRKATYKVLLPVTNKHTTPAPPTHGEMGKAVRLHLKGADRDKELSALQKYGFNEVVSEKISLHRRLPEMRHLQCLREKYSESLPSASVVICFHDEAWSTLLRTVHSVLDTAPKQHLREVLLVDDLSQHGHLKSVLSEYVAHLDGVRLIRSTKRLGVGGCRSLGAARAAGEVLVFIDSHCECQKGWLEPLLERVAQDRTRVVSPLMDVIDWQTFQYNATQWPVKGVFNWRLDFYWESEPQLQDKDPSSAVNPVRSPALGGGALAIDRHFFQSVGAYDPGMLLWGAEQIELSIRVWSCGGSMEVVPCSRVAHLDHHHLPYRFPDEDLLQRNKIRIADTWMDDYRKIFYRRDTLAHFIRQSESPNITERLHIKSSLGCRNFQWYLTTVYPQLYIPQDMPGLSGELYNVGTGSCADYPRGQGLHGGSMKIAPCSGTGSQHCDLNSEGEVRWGPMGSLCLDTKGEHVILSPCPNPQPTTSRLQWKFIKLSGQLVHQQSQLCLEAVKDGGLPHSSSVKPKEVSTRTSVGGLFLRPCTHQPRQQWHFEQLVAPKGA; via the exons ATGGATACAGCTCTACTCGTCAGGAGATTGCTCAATATGTACGATTTATTTGATTTCCTGTTTCTCGG TATGAGGCTGTGGGGCAGAGCTAAAGTTTTCCGGAGGAGGATGCTCTGTCTCTGGTTGCTGCTCCTCGGGTTCGCCTTGGTTACGCTAGCACTCTCGGACCTGTTTAAGCGGGAAAGGGACAACACTTATCAGAAACCTGGCCCTCCCCGCCGTCCCCTACAGCGGGTCCCCAGTCCACCGGACTTGGATGTCATCGTGGACTCCCGGGACGATGCCTTAGAGTTCGTTGTCGACCTCAGCCCGCTCAACTCTCTGCAAGAAGACCAGCTTTTATTCGTGCGATCGACGCAAGGCACCAAGAACCCGCCGCAGAGGAAGGCGACTTACAAGGTGCTTCTGCCGGTAACGAATAAGCATACCACCCCGGCGCCCCCGACGCACGGTGAAATGGGGAAGGCAGTGCGGCTACACCTGAAGGGCGCGGACAGGGATAAGGAGCTGTCTGCATTGCAGAAGTACGGTTTCAACGAAGTGGTCAGCGAGAAGATTTCACTGCATCGCAGGCTGCCTGAGATGCGCCATCTTCA GTGTCTGAGGGAGAAGTACAGCGAGTCGCTGCCGTCGGCCAGTGTTGTTATCTGTTTCCATGACGAGGCTTGGTCCACGCTCCTGCGCACAGTGCACAGCGTGCTGGATACTGCACCTAAACAGCACCTACGGGAGGTCCTGCTGGTGGACGACCTGAGCCAACACG GTCACCTGAAGAGTGTGCTGAGCGAGTATGTGGCACATCTGGATGGGGTGCGTTTGATTCGCAGCACCAAGCGACTGGGGGTTGGAGGGTGCCGTAGTTTGGGTGCTGCCAGGGCTGCAGGGGAGGTGCTGGTGTTCATTGACTCCCACTGTGAATGCCAGAAGGGTTGGCTGGAACCGCTGCTGGAGAGAGTGGCCCAGGACAG GACCAGAGTGGTGTCTCCCCTCATGGATGTGATAGACTGGCAGACTTTTCAGTACAATGCCACCCAGTGGCCAGTCAAAGGAGTGTTCAACTGGAGACTGGACTTCTACTGGGAGTCAGAACCACAGCTGCAAGATAAGGACCCAAGCTCGGCTGTTAACCCTGTGCG GAGCCCAGCTTTAGGAGGCGGAGCTCTGGCTATCGACAGACATTTCTTCCAGAGTGTGGGAGCCTACGACCCGGGGATGCTGCTGTGGGGTGCAGAACAAATTGAGCTGTCAATCAGG GTGTGGTCATGCGGGGGCTCCATGGAGGTGGTTCCCTGCTCCCGTGTGGCCCACCTAGACCACCACCACCTGCCTTACCGCTTCCCAGATGAGGACCTGCTTCAGAGGAACAAGATCCGCATTGCAGACACCTGGATGGACGATTACCGGAAGATCTTCTACAGGAGAGACACACTGGCTCATTTCATCAggcag TCTGAGAGTCCTAACATCACAGAGCGTCTGCACATAAAGAGTAGTCTGGGTTGCAGGAACTTCCAGTGGTACCTGACTACGGTGTATCCACAACTTTACATCCCCCAGGACATGCCTGGACTGTCAGGAGag CTTTACAATGTCGGCACCGGTAGCTGTGCAGACTACCCCCGAGGGCAGGGACTGCATGGTGGGTCCATGAAAATAGCACCATGCAGCGGGACGGGCAGCCAG CACTGTGATCTAAACTCTGAGGGTGAAGTGCGATGGGGTCCAATGGGGTCTTTGTGTTTAGACACCAAAGGAGAGCATGTGATCCTCTCTCCATGCCCCAACCCCCAACCAACCACCAGCAGACTCCAGTGGAAGTTCATAAAG CTGAGCGGCCAGCTCGTTCACCAACAGTCCCAGTTATGTCTGGAGGCTGTAAAGGATGGAGGGCtcccacacagcagcagtgttaaACCAAAAGAAGTCAGCACCCGTACCAGCGTGGGAGGTCTCTTCCTGCGCCCCTGCACCCATCAACCCAGACAACAGTGGCACTTTGAGCAATTAGTGGCTCCTAAAGGTGCCTGA